TCAGTGACTCGGCGACTGTAAATATGACATATAAGAAAGCATGTCAATAATAAACAACGCTCTTCTTACACACTATCAGGAACTCCCTGAACATGAAAAGaagattgtttttgaaaaagtaGTTATACAACTGCATTTCTGGCTAAGCATGTATGTTTCTGAAAAAGTTAAGTTGAACAATTTGTGTTGCGAGTATTTTTCTTACAAAGATCAGATGCCTTGTTAGAACTGAATAGGTTTATTAATGTCAATTGAAATATCCTCCatatataatatgactgaaggcaaggccttaaagggcgcagccagatgtttgaGTACAAATTGACAGAAtttatacaataagacacaagTGAATATTGTCATAGTATGAAGTCCCCAACCTGATGACAGAAAACTTGACAGAATGTTTTCTCTtgaaatttacaataaatttcaaaatgtacaaaatgatattcattGAAAAAAGTGAAAgcttatatacagtacatatctACAAACTTTGACATATGTTTACTTTTCAATGACGCTGTCAATAGAATGGGATTCAATTTCCATTAACAAGTAATGGAAAGCTTCCTGAGAAaacaattttcataattttgattcCTGGTTTCTTTTTTTCACACATCCTTTGAAAACGTTGAATATCCTGAGACCCAGCCCTTGTAAGAGTTGAATTAACCCTATGACACAATCTATATTGGTTTACCAAGTGCTTGGATGGATTATGTGTTTTTAACCATAGTATATCTTCGTGCATTAAACTATTTACTGGTGTCGTTAGTTACCCACCAACACTTGTTTATTATTGCAGTCCGCTATGTTTCTTGTGTGTGTATGTCATGGTGaagagaaaaataatccttAAAGAAATCCtagttgttatatatatgttcacAAATCAAGAGCCTAAGGTCATTTGAGTGATTGAAATTTTCATGCATTAATAACTGACACACGAAAAGAAACAATTCCCATCATTTGGTACATCAACTACGCGATGAGTTGGTTGACATGGTTTGTGATTCGCCAGATTAACATCTTCTTTTGAATAAACATTACCAACTACGCGATGAGGTGGTTTACATGGTTTGTGATTTGTCAGAATAACATCAACCTCTTTGGAATAAACATGATCATGATTGACGATTAATtgacttcctattaacagccagggtcatgtaaggacggcctcccatgtatgacgtatgttgcgtgtatgtgtgcgaggtgcatgttttgggagactgtggtatattcgtgttgtgtcttcttgtatagtggaactattgcccttattatagagctatatatatattactgaagtataccgccaaagacaccaagcaacacaccccacccggtcacattatactgacaacgggcgaaccagtcgtccaactcccgtTATACTGAGCAGTAAgctggagcagaaactaccacttttatagactttggtgtgtctcggccaggggacagaacccagagtcttcctcactgcggcgagcgctcaaccaaaggccataattgaggtggtgtcaagggagacgttaggaagagaAAAAGTAAGTtaggatttgtttgttttagttttacgtcctattaacagccagggtcatgtaaggacgtgccaggtttgttggtggaggaaagccggagtacccggagaaaaaccaccggccagcggtcagtacctggcaactgccccacatgggattcgaacccgcatcccagaggtggagggcttgtggtaatatgtcggaacatcttaaccactcggccaccgcggcccccagtaagttaggaagaaagattcaggtagggcgttagaatggTACTTGCTGCCCCAATTGCATGATagttaaaggcgactaaatttaggatcttatcttttctttcttttttttttcgtaagttaggaagaaagaaaagataagatcctaaatttagtcgcctttaactATCATGCAATTGGGGCAGCAAGTAccattctaacgccctacctgaagGGTGgataaatttgatttgtttgtattCAGCGCTTCAGCGAAGGATTTTTGACCAATGGTACACTAAGAGTGCAAAAAATTTATAAGATCAGATGGGTATCTGTTACGATTAACTGTTCTAGAATTAGCCAAAtagctattttttttaaaaatggttaaaaaaataatcagatCATGGTTAATAAAGTTTCCAGTGGGCAATGATGAACGTTTTGGAGATAAATTCTCTAACCACAAACTTGTGTTTAGGCCTAGTCTACAGTACTCAAAATCTTGATTACAAGCTGAATAGCGTATAGCGCAAGACTGATGTAGCACACGACATGAATGTCAGACGTTTCGCCACAAAATTGTCCGTTGAGTCGACATGTCCCAGACGTTTCGCCCCATAGCTAATTGATATTCTACATTTAAAATTAAGTTTGATTCAAATTTTATTagcgattcattttgttatttaaattatacaaagtattcattaaaatcacactgtattatatttttgaacaattttgatGTAAGTCCGAAATGTCTATGTTTTTACTGTTTTGGACTTTCAATTCACCCCTATGCTTTTTGAACATTAAAcattcaacattttatttgattcaaattttgttaaattatttattttattattgtaaaaatacaaatatattcattaaaattaatatactGTAGTTTactattcacaattttggtattAGGTCGAAACGTcaagtttatttttatgttgGGGACCAAGTGTCTTTAGTGGGGCGAAAGTCTGTGTTTCTTCCaaatcacttgaacgcttgcaaataaagagcgaTTGTACCGAGtttctgccggatgaagattacgtttgtCTGATCATAAAAGCGTTTAAACCGctcgattatataatgagctgacttcaaagtATAGCAAtcacgctgatgggattttttacaCTGGGTAAataatggcggccgcaaactgcagctgtcagtgtgtaggattaatttggaagattgtgttttttcttttattttcatttatgtgttaccttagaagtgcttcgcacttttTGCCCTTCAAGCACGAAGGACTGAGCCctttttatattaatatgatattatttaAAAGCCGCCATTTTCGTTCTACTGTATAAAGAACTCAatgtttgattttgatttttaaactcTATCTCTCAGACAAATTGTAGCGATTTCTGTTGTAAACACCATTACCCATAATACATTGACTATCTGATTAAAAATATAGAATCCGAACTAGTAATATTTTGCCCTGAAACATCCACATTGTTTCgcatattttgtcaatatttacaagCGACTCAACAAAACGTGCGTCAATCTGccgtacatgtataaactcttTTGAGTGAGTTGTGTTTAAGGACATCAGAGAAAAGATTTTAGAGACTAGATTTACATTGGATATGAACCTTAAATACCCTTCAGTCAAATTCGGACATCACTATTTTTAATCGACGACTTATACAACGTGACTTCATGCAGCTTGTGTAATATTGGGTCTGTAACTCAACTATAGCCATTTTATACCACGTTATATCACATTCGCACGATATTTAGTCTCGAAGTTTAAATCTGATAGCAGAGGCTcgcaaaaatcaaaatgataaaaaaaacttcttcaGACTCGTTCCATCAAATCTCCTTTGAAATTATCACTATTTTAAAATCctttatttatcacatacctTGTCCGTTCAGCTATGCCATACAGCTATGCCATACAGCCATGTCCTAAGTGTTGTTATGTTAGCATAATCAATaaatgacgtcgcatgattgtcatATTAGACGGAGACGTCACCTCTTAGTGGGATTTCGCCTATATTATATAGAAACGTTGAAGACTTTTTCATAAATgctagttatgggataaatataatcataaacaCCTGGCTATATTCCATGGAACTGGTTGAATAATTTGACATGCCAAATGTCTAAAGACTCGTGGctgtaaaattattaaatgCCTTCATATTACAtgcacacatacatatacaagaTTCGTTTAAAAACTCCcagaaatcaattattttaagtAATAACTTTAAAAACATAACCTTATGATTCATTACTggatatcatttttataaaattgcatGTTCTTTTTCATAAAGGCCAAAATGATATATTTggtaaatgtaattttcatttgtagttctttattgttttattacaattatattataCACTTGCCTCCAACACATTCATCGCTCAATCTGATGTTATATTGAGAGGTCCAGTTCATTTATCAGTATCTATAACTACCAAACACCAATACAACAATGGTACATATTATTCCATGTAGCTATTGCGAAAACCTTAAAAAATTGGTTATTGGCTTAACGGTTTCCCGCTTTTCATAACTAACACATGTTGCGTTTAATATCTATTATTATTTAACTATTTTGGAGACATATATTTAGTTAACGATGCACGACCTTATGTCACATATTATTTCATCATATAAAACAGTTCAAGTTAATTCTTAAATAACTGATCATGAGGACTATTGCGTAGATAACCTGGTATACCTGTAAGATCGATTGTGTCGTTGGACATTCGGAATGTCTACCTTAcctataaatacatttaaacaagGGATCTTGTTGGATTGTTCTTCCTGTTGTGACGACAATACAAACATTAACGTTTGTAATGGTAGGTAATTGCCTAGATAACGGACTGTGATGTCACGTGACCGTTTATGGTAATAATGTGGTGTTTGTCAACCTTGCCGCTAGCTATCATTGATTGATACACCAGGAAACTAGAGCTACACCTAACTACACATAACTTCACTTCGTACTATCTAATTCTAAATTCGTTTCAGTGAAAAGAATTGTTTTGGAACTTTTTATTCATTGgtatttggtttttttattaataGATATAATCAAGATACGTGGTATTTTACAAAATACTTCAAAGCACTTTTGAAAACTAAACTGTACTAACCAATTGTTTTGCACCTCAAAATGATGACTTGGACAATTGTCTTTTAATTAGAATATTAAgattaaacaaaagaaaaatgattTGGATGGGTATGTgccaaaacattttttaaaaatatatttgataatgtcCTCTTAAGAATTGTTGCACGCTTACTATTAAAATATGACTATTTCCAAGTTTTGTTCATTCTCCAAGTAATATCGTTATGCTAGTAATAACATGATCTTTGAAATGCAACATCCTAATTTTAGATAGATTTTAGAACTTTAATTGAAAAGTAGTTAAATGATTGATATCATATTCGTGTTAGCCTTTTGTGTACAGTGTCCCTTACGAGGCATATATGGACATACTAGCTGTAGATGGGCATACTAGCGGTAGATTGACATACTAGCTGTAGATTGACATTATAGCTGTAGATCGATATACTAGCTGTAGATTGACATAATAACTGCAGATCGACATACTATCTGTAGATTGACATAATAGCTGTAGATTGACATACTAGCTGTAGATTGACATACTAGATGTAGATTGACACAATAGCTGTAGATCGATATACTAGATGTAGATTGACATAATAGCTGTAGATCGATATACTAGTTGTAGATTGACATCATAGCTGTAGATCGACACACTAGCTGTAGATCGACATACTAATTATAGATCGACATACTAACTGTAGATCGACACACCAGCTGTAGATCGACATACTAATTATAGATCGACATACTAACTGTAGATCGACACACCAGCTGCAGATCGACACACTAGCTGTAGATCGACATACTAATTATAGATCGACATGCTAACTGTAGATCGACACACCAGCTGCAGATCGACACACTAGCTGTAGATCGACATACTAATTATAGATCGACATGCTAACTGTAGATCGACACACCAGCTGCAGATCGACACACTAGCTGTAGATCGACAAACTAATTATAGATCGACATACTAACTGTAGATCGACACACCAGCTGCAGATCGACACACTAGCTGTAGATCGACATACTAACACTAGCTGCAGAtcgacacactagctacagatCGACACACTAGCTGTAGATCGACACACTAGCTGTAGATCGACATACTAACACTAGCTGCAGAtcgacacactagctacagatCGACATACTGGCTGTACTTTATCAATTATCCACTGGTAAGTCATTTACTTGAGAGATCAATCGCTGTGTACTTTATAAAAGTCTTTTGTGTCCACTTTTGCGATACTCTAATGTCAATGGcattgataaaacaaattaagaGAGAATTAAACCGAGTGTTCTGCGTATAAGTATGAAACAGAATAAgttttcttatataaaaatgGCAAGTAATCGCCAGTACAATCAACAGTACAAAATGGGCCATCAATCAAATAGTTAAACAAAAACTACAGCCGTTGGTTGGTCATGTGTGTCTAGTGgatcatttttatttacaaaatgttatgATTTTGTGACTTTATTAATACATTATGAAATATGACTGACTTTGTGaacttttgaactttgaacaTAGTTAAATGCCTGACACTACCTCCAGCCATTTATAAGCGATTACAGTCAGCTGCCGTAGCAACACGACTGCCTGATTAATACTAGCCTTTAGTGATAGTCCAGGTGAGTGTGATAGGTAGTGGATACTCATTCTATTTCCTCAAGTGTTAATATAGCTAATACACTAATGACCTAATTATTTATACCTTCAGGGCTTTAACTACAAACCTTGACAACAACTcaacaaaatcaattaaacaatatctGACCTGATTCCGTAAAATATTCCATCTAGAAATGTtatttataagatatataaatcTTGTGTGTCAAAAACTTTAGCTGTGATGTTAGTTCACTTGTTCTAATATCTGTTATTCATACATGGTCTATCCACATAAATAACTCGGCGCGCTGtgataatattaaattatgCATTATGCATGTGTGATATTCAATGCAGCGTGCAAAAAGGGGACAGTCAGAGTATACActgcataaatatataaatgaattgtGTAGAATGTATTCTAAAAACAAAGACCGcaaacatatttttcatatttaattttaatcgATGTTAATCACAGTGTCACATATTGTATAATGAAAGTCTTTAAcatgaataaaacaaacataaacacacGTACGTACATCATCATGGCAGTAAGGTCTGGTGATTATACAATGTTATTGATTAAGTTCATACATATTGAGCTCCATTTTCCTTTTGGATACTTCTTCACCAAAAATACAAACTAACGGATTTCTCTGACAATATAAAGAGCTTGTCTTAGCTATTTGACAGACAAGCATTATTTCGATCGAATACGTTTTCttatgataataaataaaaaccCGTATCATTCCGTTTCTttaatttttgtgattttcagaGGATGAACATTTCTACTcacattttacatttcaaaagcAACACAGCATTTAAAGCAATAACATAATTGTAATCTTGACAAATAACGGAAACTTTCAGTAGTTTGATGTGATTTATATTAGCAGATACAAGATTTTCATATTATACCCAATCATGATATTTAAACCCGAGACAATCGACATTTCTGATGAAAAACGAGAGATATTGTAGATGAGAGTTTACAATTACATGCATTATAAATGGATAAATTATGGATTTCGTCTGGGACTACTATAAGAAAGTCTATTTTGTACGTTCTTCTATGCTCCAGTTACCATTTTACGTGACGTCATTTCGGGCCATAACGGGTATCGAACACTGCCACAGTCTGGTCCAGAGTATGGCCACGGACATCCACATAACATTTTACCAAGTCTCCTTTCCACTAGACACGAACCACCATTCTTACATTGTTTGTCACATCTAACTTCACAGAAGTCTCCTATGAATCCAGGTTTGCACTTACAACTAAACCTCAGTCTTCCTTCGCTGGAGATGCTGTGATCACACTCCGAATCGTTGTAGCATCGGAAACCAAATCCGCAGGAGGTGTAACTCCCGTAAGTTTTAAATGGATTGGGTAATACGGTTCCCATTCGGACCTTCCTCCTGGCAATGGAGATAAATCCAGCCCCTTTACCGTCTGCCACCTCGTTTGGTTTGATTTGTTGTCGGTTATTCCCACAGTTTTTCTCACATTTAATGTTACAGTTAGCTCCAGTATAGTTCTGATCACAGACACAGATGACAGAGCTGGACCGCTCCTCACAATGACCGTGTTCACAGGTCAGGGCGGCACATATCGTCTGTCTCCTCATCCTACTGAGCAGATCAGCCACACGACCTTCACCAATGTGTACGCTGATAAGGAAGAACATTCCTAGCACCAAAGAGATACTACTTTTAGCCATGTCAATATTTACACTCAACGTCAATTAGCTGAATAGGAAGTCTCTTCTCCGATGGATATGAAGTCTTGATAATCTTTTATATTGTTCACATTTAGGAGTTTGCAAAttgtttttcacttttttatcttCTTTACATATAGTATCTGTATAGTCACAGATAGTAACATACGAACGAGTCAGAGACAAGAGTGTTAATAGATGTATGTACTTTCTTTTCCTCTTTTATTCGATTTCGGATATAGCGCTCAACCAATCAGAACTCGTGTGTATGTTTTCGAACGCCGATTACCCATACATCGTTTGTAGGAGTATGTCTCCGGGCGAGGTATGACCCGCAGGTATTCATGCGACGTGTGTACTCTATGTCAGCCTGACTAGTCACGTGGCTGCCTACAATTCAATTTGTGTGGTAGACAGGCAGCTCGCGACGAGCGATACATTACGCCATCTTTACACACCAATGGTGGTTGACGTAGGGAAGACATCAAAGACGTTGGTTAACAGGTGATTACTCCGGCGCTTTGTTGACATACCTGTTGTACCTGTCATACCTGTACTCTGTGTCCAGGTAGGGCTGTGTGGTGGTAGTGGCGCTGTGATTAATATCATTGCAGGAagcaaataaacaaaacatatcgGTGTAGTGTAAGATGAATGAGAAGAAGGAAATATGTTGAAGATTGAATACTCTGTAGTACATCAGTCTTATAGAACATCGACTCGCTACATTAATAATCTGATTTTACATCACATTATGTGCTTAACTAAgtcacatttacatgtatatatcaagataaaaacattacagatatatatttgtattataaaaaaacTCGTACAAGGAAACAAAGGTGCATTAACCCCAGAAAAAAGCCAATACATTATCGTTATAAAACAAACgaaaacagttttatttttactatgaaatatttaaagatttaacGACAGGCGTCAATATAATTTTATCCTAACTAATAGAATCATAAGTATTTTAAGtaaattgta
This portion of the Argopecten irradians isolate NY chromosome 6, Ai_NY, whole genome shotgun sequence genome encodes:
- the LOC138326362 gene encoding adhesive plaque matrix protein 2-like; amino-acid sequence: MAKSSISLVLGMFFLISVHIGEGRVADLLSRMRRQTICAALTCEHGHCEERSSSVICVCDQNYTGANCNIKCEKNCGNNRQQIKPNEVADGKGAGFISIARRKVRMGTVLPNPFKTYGSYTSCGFGFRCYNDSECDHSISSEGRLRFSCKCKPGFIGDFCEVRCDKQCKNGGSCLVERRLGKMLCGCPWPYSGPDCGSVRYPLWPEMTSRKMVTGA